The following DNA comes from Bacteroidota bacterium.
ACATATACATATGAATACTGCATGTATGCCGGAGGGTTGTAACCGGTTTGGTAGGTACTTACCCAGTTGCCATCACCGAAGATTCTGTGATAGGTTTCGTTGTAATAAGCCTGGCCTCCCATATAATCCTGGGTGGTAAGGGCTGTGTTAAAGTTACCGAAAACTTCCTGGTCATTCAGGTTGTATTCGCCAAACTGGAAAGAATTGACATAGTTGTAGTCACCTTCAACATACTGCCAGTTCATGTTTCCAAGGCCAATCTGGTCGGTGTTAACGAAGTTATAGTCGCTGCCCCAAAGAGCCTGCTGTACGGACCAGTTGTCGGTTCCCCACTGATCAGCCATCATAAGGTTGCCATTGCCCCAGATATCCTGGAAAGCATAGTTGTAGAAACCGCTCTGGTATACATACTGGTCATTCCAGTTTCCTGGCCATACCCTCTGGAAGGATTCATTTTCCTCACCAAACTGGATAGCTTGCTGGTAGTTTTCATTGCCGAACCATACATACTGTCTTGCTTCGTTTGCAAAGTACCACTGCCAGATAAACTGTGCATTCATGTTACCAAACTGTATATCCTGGCGAGCATAATTAAAAACTTCCTCCTGGAAAATACCCTGGTAGTTCACATCACCGTAGTAAATGTCCTGATCGGAGAAATTAGCGAATCCGGGACCATACTGGAAAACTTCAACATAGTTCCAGTCTCCAACATAAATGTCCTGGTAAGAGGTGTTGTACCAACCATACTGATCGATCTCAGTATAGTTGTAGTTGCCGTAGATGTCCTGGAAGCCCCAGTTTTCAACACCTTGGGCAAAGATGAAGCCGGCGATGAAAATCGCGGCAACACTAAGAATCAACTTTTTCATAATTTCCATAATTTTGGGTTAGACAAAAAATTTAATTTGGTTAAAAAAGTAATCTAATAAAGGGTTTAGTGATGTCACACTTTTTCCATTAATATATAGCAAATGTACAGCAGACATTAACTTCGGTCAATGGGTATAATTACGAATTCATGCAAAGCAAAGAAGAAAAATTTCGGATTTTCTGTTAAATAATGGTTAACAGGGTGGGGAAATTACCTATTACTTATACTTACATTATAAGTCAAATCGCAAATGATCTCCTACGAATATTACCCAATATTATACAGATATTGTAAAGAACTGAACGAGTCTTTATTAAATCCAATAAAAAAGCCATGATCAAGAGATCATGGCCTTTGTTTTTACTTGCGTATATTATTAATACTGAGTGATATAAGCAGTATTGAAGTTTCCAATGATCTGCATATCAGCAAGGTTCATAGTACCGTACTGGAAAACATCACCGTAGTTATAGTCACCAAGGATACGGATTCCTGCTTCATACCATGCGTCGTTGGGGCACAGTGCTGAGTGGGTCTGTCCGGCAATATTTCCATAACCATACTGGTCAACGAGTACAGTGTTCTCATCACCTACGATGAAAGCATTGGCAACGTTGAGTGTACCGTACTGGTTAACTTCAACATAGTTGCTGTAGTATTCGTATGCGGAGGGGTTTCCGAAAGGATTGTCGAGGCCGATGAAAACATAGGCACCGTTAGCAAGACCATCCTGGAAAATGTGAACTTCGTTCTCAAGACCGTGGCCGAAAGAAATAGCGTCGTTATAAGCACCATACTGAACCGTAGTGAAGTTGTTTACGTCACCATTCTGGTAGATGGATGCAGTGTTGAAATCACCAACCTGGAGAATGTAAGCGTCGTTGAACCATGTCCAGCTGCCTTCGAAATCATCAGCCTGCATGATAGTAGCGCTGTTGGCATATCCATACTGTTCGATAACAGCGTCGTTTCCGTAGCCGGGTTTAGCAATAGTCGGGGTCCAGCATCCCGGGAAAAGCGGGAAGTTCCAAACACCCTGATAAATCTGAGCAGAGTTGGCAACACCAACCTGCCAGGTTAAAGCTTCGTTTTCAGAAGCCGGAGTTCCAACCTTACCACCCAACTGGTGAATGTATGCGCTGTTGAAGTCACCGAAGACATAAGATTCAGCAACGTTGTAAGCACCCTGCTGATAGTGGTTTACCCAGTTGTAGTCGCCATCAACATAAACGTATGAAAGCTGCATGTAAGCCGGAGGGTTGTATCCGGTCTGGTAGGTGTTAACCCAGTTACCATCACCATAGATCCTGTGGTAGGTCTCATTGTAGAAAGCCTGGCCCATCATATAATCCTGGGTAGTATTGGCGTAGTTACCATCACCAACCACCAGCTGGTCATTCAGATTGTATTCACCATCCTGATAGGAATTAACAAAGTTAAAATCACCAACTACATCCTGGATGTTAAGGTTACCAAGACCAAACTGGTCGGTATTCACGATATTGAAGTCGCTGCCAAAAAGAGCAGTCTGGTATGAAGAATTGCTCACACCAACCTGGTCAGCCATCATAAGGTTTGAATTTCCCCAGATATCCTGGAAAGCATAGTTGTAATATCCGCTCTGGTAAACATACTGATCGTTGTAGTCACCGGGCCATACCCTCTGGTAAGAGGTATTGGATTCGCCAAACTGCATGGCTTCCTGATAGTTATTATCACCGTACCATACGTGCTGATTGGCAGCGTTATCAAAGTACCACTGATAAATGTACTGAACGTTACCATCACCGTACATCACTTCCTGACGTGCATAATTTATAGTACCAACCTGATTTGCAAGCTGATAGTTAAAATCACCGTAATAAACGTCCTGATCGGAAAAGTTAGCGTATCCCGGTCCATACTGGAATACCATTACGTCGTTATAATCACCGATAACATCCTGATAGGAAGTATTGTACCAACCATACTGGTCGATTTCAGTGTAGTTATAATCGCCAAGAATGTCCTGGAAACCCCAGTTTTCAATCCCCTGAGCGAAGATATAACTTACTGCAAGAGTTGCTACTAATGTCAAAGCTATTTTTCTCATGATTTTAAATTTTTGAGTTAGATTTAATTTTATTTAGATTAAGTTTAAATAAAAACATGAGGCAAATATACGGCTATGTTATCTCCCGGGTCAATGGGTATAATTACTCATTTTTGCAAATAACAAAAAGCGGTATGAGGTGGGGAAATTACCCAGTAAATAGTCAGCAAAAAATCCGTGCGTGAAGGTGCGGTAGATTGCTATATATATTATATGGTATAAAAAAGGAAAGCCACCCTAAGGTGGCTCTCCTGGATTTATGAAAACATTCTTTAAAGAAATCAAAATGTTAAAGATCCATTTTGATACTATTACGCTAAAAATTTAAGATTGATGTACGCTAAAAATTAAGAACGCTAATTTTGGGTCAAAGAACCTTTAAAGATGTTTCCATAGTTCGTTGGGTTAAGCAGTATTTATCGCTCGGTAAAGGTACTACATCAAAAAGCCGGAATCAATGGGTAAAATCCCCACTATTTTGCTTTTTATCTTTGGGAGATTCTGAGGGAATTGAAACTTCCTTTAACATTCATTACCCCGGCAGCATCAGTTCCCAGGAACATAAGACTGGTTATTCCGCTTAAAGGAAGGGAAAGGGAGTTTAGCGTGATATTGTTACGGAGGTTATAAAGATTAAATCCCATGTAGAAATTTTCAGGAAGGGTAAAAATCTCATAATAGGGTCTGCCGTAGTTTCTTTCAAAATCATCGGGGATGAAGATATGAGTATTGAGGGTTGCATAGTTTTCTCTCTGCTCTTTGGAAATTTTTTCAACCGAATTGAGAGAATCCGGGTTAGCCGCTACCAAATCGAGATAAAAACCAAAAACATTAACAACATTCAATTGTACAACAGTATCTAAAGAAGTTTTGCTGTAGAGAGGAAAGAAAGGATTATAAGGAGAGATCCCTGCTGACAAACTATTATAATCCTGCGGTACAAGCTGAATCTTTCCGGATGATATCAAAGATTTAGTGGTGGCGGTTTTGAATGCAACTGTAAATGGATCATTATAGTTTCTGTCTTCAGCCAGAATACCGTTATCATCATAATTGGTATAAAAGTAATCTGACATAGAAGGAGAGAAAGGTATCTGTTCAATCTGAGAAGCGTTTGAATTATAAGCTTCAGTGTTTTGCCCTTGTAAATGGATAGAAATAAAAAACATGGGCAACAACATCAATATATATAGAGACTGTTTCATGCTTTCGCTTTTTTCAGGGCTAAATAAAAATATTTACAAAGAAAAGAAATTAACAGGACATTGTCAATAAGTATTTTCACCCTTTATAATGAGTTAATTTCAAATTACTTACGACAAAAACTTCAGAATAATTATTAACAACGGGATTAAAAGCTGAGAAATGAAAACTTAGGCCCGTCACCTAACTGCTTAAATATTTGGCTTTTATGTGTATCCTGAGGGCTGAGCAGACGGGTAATAGTTTCCAGGAGGTCATCATACTCAAACGGTTTACACATATATTCATCGGCACCTAACTGCAAACCATATTGTTTTTCTTTTTCCTTAACTTTTCCTGTAAGATAAATAAAAGGGATACGAGATGTTTTGGTAGCATTTTTCAGAACCCTAAGCACATCATAACCATTGATTTTAGTCATCACAATATCGCAGATAATAAGATCGGGCATTTCCGAAAAAGCAATTCTTATGGCAGCATCACCATCGCTTGCCGTTATAACATCGTAACCTTCTATCTGGAGAAGATTATTTAAGGTTCTTACCAAACCTATATCATCCTCGATAACGAGTACCTTTTTCCGTGTGTTATGAGAGAAATCAGACATTTTATAGGTTTGGGTCAGATGATTCAAATCAGTTCTTTATAAACACTACAAAAAAAGGCAATCCGCGATGCAAAAGCAATGGGTATTTTCACTGATTTGGAAAGAAACGCTCTATAAAGGCAGAAAGGAAGGGGATCAAATTTCGATCAGATTGTTTTTTATCGCATAAATGATCACCTCAACAATATTCTTTGAGTTTGTTTTAGCCATAAGGTTAGCTCTGTGTTTCTCAACCGTTCGATCGGAAATGAAGAGTTCATCGGCAATTTGTTTGATGGGGTGTCCTTTGCATGCAAGCAGCAATACCTCTTTTTCCCGTTTGGAGAGTTCAACAGGTTCTTCATCTTTAGATACATTGGCCTGGCTGTAGCTTTGATAGACCTGTTTTAGTTGACTCACCAGCTCTTCTGAAACATCAGACTGATTCTCATTGAGATAATCGGATATTCTGCGTAATTCTTTTTTTATTTCATCCTCATTCAGAAGGTGTGAGGATTTATCATGGTTCTCGCTCTCTTCAACCAAAACTCCGATTATATTCGGTTTTCCTTTAATTGAAAGGCCTTTTTGCAGGAAAATGCTACTGTCAGATCTATCTTTATTCCTGCTCAGTACGACACATTTTGTAGATACCGAATCTTCTATCCCTTTTAAAATTTTTGATAATTCACCTTTAATTTTATCGCGGTCGCTTTCAGCGATGATCTCCGTCAGGTTTTTCCCCAACATTGCTTCCTTCTGATACCCGAATATTTTACTAAAACTTGGGCTGACATCCACAAAACCATTCTCATTCAGTATAAAAATAGCATTTGGAGAAATATTGATCAAGGCCTGAAAGTTTTTCCGGCTCATCTCCAAAAACTTATCGTATTTGGTAAGTCGTGTTTTTATGGAGCCCAACAACTCGTCATTCTGAAAAGGTTTAACGATATAATCATCCGCTCCCAGCTGCAAACCAAGCCGAATATCATCGAGTTCAGACCTGCCTGTGAGGAAAATAAACGGGATCATTGAAGTGATGGAGCTCTCCTTAAGGATTTTAAACACCTGATATCCGTCAATATCTGACATACCAATATCGCAAAGGATCAGATCAGGGACCAGTTCAAAAGCTTTCTGTATGCCAATGGAACCATTTTCAGCCACATAGGCATCATAGACTTCCTGTATTCTGATCAAATTGCTTATGGCTTTTGCCAGATGGTGGTCATCTTCGATGATAAGAATGACCTTTTTATTGTTCTGATCGTTCATAGGGTATATTTACGATTACTTCGGTACCTTTATCCAACTTACTAATAATATTTATATTCCCTTTTAAGAGATCAACACATCTTTTAACGATGGATAATCCCAAACCGGTTCCTTTTATTCCACGGGTGTTTGATCCGCGATAAAATGACTCAAACACCTGGCTCAACTCATCATCAGGAATTCCGATCCCCTCATCCTTTATTCGGAATTCAACCAGGTCCCCATTTTGCCTGACAGTAAACTCAACCGGTTTCCCTTCCGGTGAGAATTTCAGCCCGTTAACCAACAAATTGCTCAAAATATGATGCAGTAATTTGTTGTCGGTTTTAACCGATATATCAGGAAAGTCAAATTTAGTTAAAATTCTTCCTTGATTTTGCTGAATGGAAGAAATTTCTGTAGCAATTTTTTCACATTCAATGATCAACTGAACATCCTGCATTTCAAAACCCAGGACTCCCTTATTGGATTGATTCAACAAAGCAAGATTGTCGAGGGTTTTGGATAAAGAATGTATTGCCATGGTGGTAAGTTCGAAGGCATCGTTCTGAATGCTCTGGTCTAAATTATATCTGAATTTTTTCAGTAATTGCAGATTAGAATAAATGACTGAGATAGGAGTACGAAACTCATGAGAAATAGTTGAAATTACCTGTGATTTAAAGTTATTTAGCTCGACCTGCTTGTTCAGTTGCTTTGTGTAATCCTCTTCCAGTTTCTTCCTCCTGGATACGTCTCTCAAAGCCATTAAAACACCTAAAGGCTCTCCTGTAGCTGCACAATAAATATTAACTGAAGCTTCTACCCATATAGTTTCAGCACTGGAGTGAATCATCCGGAATTCAAAAATCCTGGCATATTTCTGTGGTTCTCCGTTATCTCGTAATGGAAAACGTATTTCCCTGAAATAATCAATAACCTGCCGGAACATTTCAAGCGATTCTTCATTGAATACCTGTGAAGGATTCAAGACCAAAAATTCATCAGGTTGATAACCAAGCAAGGGATATACCGACTGACTGACAAAACTTTCCTCCGCCGGGTCGAAAGGTATCATCCAGATGGTATCACTGATGCTTGCGGCAATGAATGCCGCAATATCCTTATTCTTTCTGATATTTTCAGCGTACTTTTCGGGCAATTCGATTTAGTTTAGATTAAGGGAATCGGCCTTTTGATTTGAAGCATATTACCCAAATTAGTTCTTTATACGTTAGAAATTAAAAAAAGATATGACCTGATTAACACAATTGCAAATTATAAGTATCGGGAAATATTAACACAAAGTTACAGGCGACAGGTTGCAAGCGACAACTCATCACTCATCACCTACACTACCTGTAGCCTGTAACCTACAGCCTGTAAACATAGAACAGGTAACTTGGTATTTATCATTCCTGATACTCATTTTGCAAATATACATTTTTTATACCATAATTATATAAGTAGTCAGGAATTAAACAAATGAATATTATAGTGTTATAGTTGAATATTCGTGCACAATTATCGATAATCCGAAATCATCTTTTTTCTTTGTAACTTTCACGAAACATAAACGTCCTTAAAAAAAAGAACGATTTCCGGTGAAACCAGCAAAATGACCGCAGGGGAGTTTAACAAAATAGTGGAACTTTATGCCGATGGTGTTTATCGTTTTATTCTCAAGAACTTAAAAAATGAGGATAAATCGAAAGATATTGTTCAGGATTCTTTTGAAAAGCTGTGGATCAAATCGGGAGAGGTTTCGTTTGAAAAAGCCAGAACGTATTTATTTTCCACAGCTTATCATACCATGATTGATAATCTGCGAAGAGAAAAGCATGCGATCAACTATTTGGCTTCAAAAGATATAGGACATGCAGATCCTTCAGAAAGCTTTGATTTACCGGAAATCTTAAACAAAGCCCTGGAAAAGCTCCCGGAGATCCAACGATCGGTATTGCTGTTAAGAGATTATGAAGGATATAGTTACCAGGAAATCTCCGGCATTTGTGATCTCACTGAATCTCAGGTTAAAGTGTATATATACCGGGCCAGGATGGCCATGCAAAAATATTTGGTAACACCCGAACTGATTGTTTGAAAATGAGAATAAGCAGAAATAATTACGAAGAGCACTTTCTAAGCTACCTGGAAGGGCAGTTAACGCAGGAAGAAGTTGCTCAATTGCAATTATTCCTCGCTGAAAATCCGGATCTTGAGTTGGAACTGAATAAAATGGGATCCTGTATCCTTAAACCGGACAAGCACATCAAGTATCCTTTCAAACAAAGCCTTAAGGTTGAATTCATCGCATCGGATGCTGAAATAAACCAGGAAAATCTTCACCTTTATTGCATTGCTTTCCTGGAAAATGAGCTCTCACCTGCCGATACCGGTAAATTCAGGAAATACCTTGGGAATAATCCCGAAGCAAACGCTTTACTCAATTCATTCAGGCAAATTAAACTCACACCGGAAACTGAGATTCACTTTCACGGGAAAAAAAGTCTGAAAAAGACATCGGGTGCGGCAATGATAAATTTTTCTGCCGGAACAAAGTATTTTATCAAAATAGCAGCTGTTTTTCTTTTACTGGCAGGAACAGGAGCTCTGATTTGGCATACAGGGCAAAAGAATACTGATCGCACGCAAAATGACAATATCTTTGTTTTACATCCTAAAACTTCCGCAGGCATAGAGCTTTCGGAACAGATAGCTCCTCCTCCACCCGCCATCCGTATTGAATTAGCAAATCTCCCTGAAGCAAGAAATGGATACACCATAAGCAGGATCCAATTCCAAAGCTGTAGTAGCATCAAATTACCCCATACAGCAATGCCGCCAATAGCCAAAACACTTTCTGCTGATCAACTTCTGGCCATGGATACGGATATTTCCTCAAATAATGTCCAAACAAATGAAAACCCAAAATCCAAAACCCTGGTTGGGAAGATACTAAGGAATCTCAGCGGGAAAATCTCAAACAGACTCGATCCGGCAAAAGAGATAATAGACTTTGATGACAAGGAAAAGATCACATTCTGGGATGTGGCAGAAAGTGGCATCAAGGGTTATAACTTTTTAACCAATAATGACTATGAGCTGGTCCGCGAGGTTAATAAAAATGGTAAAACCCGCTTTATAACCATCCAGGAAAGAGATGAGATTAATATTGCGTTAACCCCCTGACCGGTAAAAAAGAATCCTTCCTGCTGTAACAAAAAAAATACAGTAAACGTCTCAACACAAAAAGTCGAACTTTAAAACACTACAACCATGTTAAGGAAGAGAATAGCAAGAATCTTATTTGCAAGTATGATCATTTGCATATGGACGGTTACCGGCTCCTACGCCCAGGAAACGGACAAACCAAGCACAAAAGAAAAGACTAAGGAAGCCGCCAAAGTGGAAAGCAGTGCTCACAACGATACGACCGAAGTGAAGGTTGCCGGTCTGGTTGTTGAGGTAATTGAAGACGATTCCACCCAGGTCACGGTTGGGAGGCACAAGATCATTGTCGACGAAGATGGGAACGTCAAATACCGGAAATGCTGCCGTCAGAAATTCAACGGTCATTGGGCCGGGGTTGAACTGGGTGTGAACGGTTTCCTGACAAAAGATTACAATATGGATTTTCCGAAGGAATATGAATATCTGGATCTCAGGATGGAAAAATCACTGGTGGTAAATATGAATATCTGGGATCAGAATTTTGCGCTTACAAAAAACAAGAAATTCGGATTTCTGACCGGTATCGGGTTTAGTTCACATAATTACCGATTCCGGGAACAGACAACGTTAACATCCGATTCATCGACCCTGGTTGGATATATAGACAGGGGTGTATCTGAGAGAAAATCCAAACTTGTAATCAACTATCTTACCATTCCGCTTATCTTCGAATGGCAGACCAATGA
Coding sequences within:
- a CDS encoding response regulator: MSDFSHNTRKKVLVIEDDIGLVRTLNNLLQIEGYDVITASDGDAAIRIAFSEMPDLIICDIVMTKINGYDVLRVLKNATKTSRIPFIYLTGKVKEKEKQYGLQLGADEYMCKPFEYDDLLETITRLLSPQDTHKSQIFKQLGDGPKFSFLSF
- a CDS encoding response regulator gives rise to the protein MNDQNNKKVILIIEDDHHLAKAISNLIRIQEVYDAYVAENGSIGIQKAFELVPDLILCDIGMSDIDGYQVFKILKESSITSMIPFIFLTGRSELDDIRLGLQLGADDYIVKPFQNDELLGSIKTRLTKYDKFLEMSRKNFQALINISPNAIFILNENGFVDVSPSFSKIFGYQKEAMLGKNLTEIIAESDRDKIKGELSKILKGIEDSVSTKCVVLSRNKDRSDSSIFLQKGLSIKGKPNIIGVLVEESENHDKSSHLLNEDEIKKELRRISDYLNENQSDVSEELVSQLKQVYQSYSQANVSKDEEPVELSKREKEVLLLACKGHPIKQIADELFISDRTVEKHRANLMAKTNSKNIVEVIIYAIKNNLIEI
- a CDS encoding PAS domain-containing sensor histidine kinase: MPEKYAENIRKNKDIAAFIAASISDTIWMIPFDPAEESFVSQSVYPLLGYQPDEFLVLNPSQVFNEESLEMFRQVIDYFREIRFPLRDNGEPQKYARIFEFRMIHSSAETIWVEASVNIYCAATGEPLGVLMALRDVSRRKKLEEDYTKQLNKQVELNNFKSQVISTISHEFRTPISVIYSNLQLLKKFRYNLDQSIQNDAFELTTMAIHSLSKTLDNLALLNQSNKGVLGFEMQDVQLIIECEKIATEISSIQQNQGRILTKFDFPDISVKTDNKLLHHILSNLLVNGLKFSPEGKPVEFTVRQNGDLVEFRIKDEGIGIPDDELSQVFESFYRGSNTRGIKGTGLGLSIVKRCVDLLKGNINIISKLDKGTEVIVNIPYERSEQ
- a CDS encoding RNA polymerase sigma factor, with the protein product MTAGEFNKIVELYADGVYRFILKNLKNEDKSKDIVQDSFEKLWIKSGEVSFEKARTYLFSTAYHTMIDNLRREKHAINYLASKDIGHADPSESFDLPEILNKALEKLPEIQRSVLLLRDYEGYSYQEISGICDLTESQVKVYIYRARMAMQKYLVTPELIV
- a CDS encoding PorT family protein; protein product: MLRKRIARILFASMIICIWTVTGSYAQETDKPSTKEKTKEAAKVESSAHNDTTEVKVAGLVVEVIEDDSTQVTVGRHKIIVDEDGNVKYRKCCRQKFNGHWAGVELGVNGFLTKDYNMDFPKEYEYLDLRMEKSLVVNMNIWDQNFALTKNKKFGFLTGIGFSSHNYRFREQTTLTSDSSTLVGYIDRGVSERKSKLVINYLTIPLIFEWQTNEYCKANSFHFGAGVVFGIRFSSHTKKYFEEFNKEYYLTWYNPDTDKYEDKWKATSPGTSISKDFDDFHLNPFKLSGTVRVGWGFVNLFANYSFTTLFRENKGPELYPFEVGLSLVGW